A DNA window from Engraulis encrasicolus isolate BLACKSEA-1 chromosome 3, IST_EnEncr_1.0, whole genome shotgun sequence contains the following coding sequences:
- the pias2 gene encoding E3 SUMO-protein ligase PIAS2 isoform X1, whose amino-acid sequence MVSSFRVSELQVLLGFAGHNKSGRKHELQLRALRLLKSGCSLAVQLKIRDLYKRRYTSAIESLPDLAILKPNQQSYLQAEPTEASPDVATTITTTTTTTDLSDCLHLGLAHLPGSDSAVCPETKARMNMQQGAPLMPPVHPDVQMKALPFYDVLDVLIKPSSLGPCTAQRFHQEKYFIFALTPQQVREVCISRDFLPGGRRDYMVQIQLRFCLSETSCPQEDNYPNSLCIKVNGKLFPLPGFAPPPKNGVEQKRPGRPLNITSLVRLSSAVPNQISVTWAPEIGKTYSMSVYLVRQLTSPLLLQRLKMKGIRNPDHSRALIKEKLTADPDSEVATTSLRVSLMCPLGKMRLTVPCRAVTCSHLQCFDAALYLQMNEKKPTWICPVCDKKATYESLIIDGLFMEILNDCTDVDEIKFQEDGTWCPMRPKKESLKVASPLTPKVESSAPLRHSASAPHGDGGGSKKADVIDLTLDSSSEEEEAAEPPVKRRCLYMTKSEEMHGKGVLAYQPSAVRVPNVPSLDPTYLTSALADYGVPYHHSTLSTIPAEMQGLDLYSLIQGDPQQHYRAPMFLDTLSGSLQSAATSSGGLVTSTAQYETVATTHAHTHAHTHGGGGGGGSGHETAVISAHQGAPTSISDIISLD is encoded by the exons ATGGTATCAAGTTTCCGGGTGTCAGAGTTACAAGTGTTGTTGGGCTTTGCTGGACACAACAAGAGTGGTCGTAAGCACGAACTCCAACTGAGGGCCTTGCGCTTGCTCAAGAGCGGATGCAGCCTAGCCGTGCAGCTCAAGATCAGAGATCTTTACAAACGACGCTACACAAGTGCCATCGAAAGCCTTCCCGATTTGGCCATCCTCAAGCCAAACCAGCAGAGCTACCTTCAGGCAGAGCCTACTGAGGCATCACCTGACGTTGCTactactatcaccaccaccaccaccaccacagacctCTCTGACTGTCTACACCTGGGCTTGGCACACCTGCCCGGCTCTGATTCAGCCGTGTGCCCTGAGACAAAAGCGAGGATGAACATGCAGCAGGGCGCACCGCTCATGCCCCCTGTGCACCCGGACGTGCAGATGAAGGCACTTCCCTTCTATGATGTCTTGGATGTGCTCATCAAACCCTCCAGTTTGG GCCCCTGTACTGCTCAGAGATTCCATCAAGAGAAATACTTCATATTTGCCTTGACTCCACAGCAAGTCAGGGAAGTTTGCATATCCCG GGATTTCCTTCCTGGTGGCCGAAGGGACTATATGGTCCAAATACAGTTGAG GTTTTGCCTGTCCGAGACCAGCTGTCCCCAAGAGGATAACTACCCAAACAGCCTGTGTATTAAAGTCAATGGGAAACTATTCCCACTGCCG GGCTTTGCTCCTCCTCCGAAGAATGGGGTGGAGCAGAAGAGACCTGGGAGGCCTTTAAACATCACCTCTCTCGTCAGACTCTCCTCCGCCGTGCCCAACCAGATCTCTGTCACCTGGGCACCAGAAATCGGAAAG ACCTACTCCATGTCTGTGTACCTGGTCAGACAGTTGACTTCGCCATTGCTTTTGCAGAGGTTGAAAATGAAAGGGATACGCAACCCGGACCATTCAAGAGCTCTAA ttaaaGAGAAGCTCACAGCAGATCCAGACAGTGAAGTGGCCACCACCAGTTTGCGCGTCTCCCTCATGTGTCCG CTTGGTAAGATGCGCCTCACGGTGCCGTGTCGGGCGGTCACCTGCTCCCACCTGCAGTGCTTCGATGCTGCGCTTTACCTGCAGATGAATGAGAAGAAGCCCACCTGGATCTGCCCCGTATGCGATAAGAAGGCCACCTATGAGAGCCTCATCATCGATGG GCTGTTCATGGAGATCCTGAATGACTGTACGGACGTAGACGAGATAAAGTTCCAGGAGGATGGGACGTGGTGTCCCATGAGACCAAAGAAGGAGTCGCTGAAAGTGGCATCGCCTCTCACTCCCAAAGTCGAAA GTTCTGCCCCCTTGCGTCACAGTGCGTCGGCCCCCCACGGGGACGGTGGCGGCTCCAAGAAGGCGGACGTGATCGACCTGACCCTGGACAGCTCctcggaagaggaggaggccgcCGAGCCCCCCGTCAAGAGACGATGCCTCTACATGACCAAGTCTGAGGAGATGCATGGGAAAGG GGTGTTGGCGTATCAGCCTTCTGCTGTGCGGGTGCCAAATGTGCCGAGCCTGGACCCCACCTACTTGACGTCCGCCTTGGCAGACTACGGTGTGCCCTACCATCACTCAACACTCTCCACTATTCCTGCAGAAATGCAAG GTTTGGACTTGTATTCCTTAATTCAAGGAGATCCCCAG CAGCATTACCGTGCGCCCATGTTCCTGGACACGCTGTCCGGTAGCCTGCAGAGTGCCGCCACCAGCAGCGGCGGCCTGGTGACGTCCACGGCCCAGTACGAGACCGTGGCCAcaacgcacgctcacacacacgctcacacgcatggaggcggcggaggaggaggctcGGGACACGAGACTGCAGTCATCTCCGCCCACCAGGGGGCACCCACCAGCATCTCTGACATCATCTCACTAGATTAA
- the pias2 gene encoding E3 SUMO-protein ligase PIAS2 isoform X2 produces MVSSFRVSELQVLLGFAGHNKSGRKHELQLRALRLLKSGCSLAVQLKIRDLYKRRYTSAIESLPDLAILKPNQQSYLQAEPTEASPDVATTITTTTTTTDLSDCLHLGLAHLPGSDSAVCPETKARMNMQQGAPLMPPVHPDVQMKALPFYDVLDVLIKPSSLGPCTAQRFHQEKYFIFALTPQQVREVCISRDFLPGGRRDYMVQIQLRFCLSETSCPQEDNYPNSLCIKVNGKLFPLPGFAPPPKNGVEQKRPGRPLNITSLVRLSSAVPNQISVTWAPEIGKTYSMSVYLVRQLTSPLLLQRLKMKGIRNPDHSRALIKEKLTADPDSEVATTSLRVSLMCPLGKMRLTVPCRAVTCSHLQCFDAALYLQMNEKKPTWICPVCDKKATYESLIIDGLFMEILNDCTDVDEIKFQEDGTWCPMRPKKESLKVASPLTPKVESSAPLRHSASAPHGDGGGSKKADVIDLTLDSSSEEEEAAEPPVKRRCLYMTKSEEMHGKGVLAYQPSAVRVPNVPSLDPTYLTSALADYGVPYHHSTLSTIPAEMQGLDLYSLIQGDPQHYRAPMFLDTLSGSLQSAATSSGGLVTSTAQYETVATTHAHTHAHTHGGGGGGGSGHETAVISAHQGAPTSISDIISLD; encoded by the exons ATGGTATCAAGTTTCCGGGTGTCAGAGTTACAAGTGTTGTTGGGCTTTGCTGGACACAACAAGAGTGGTCGTAAGCACGAACTCCAACTGAGGGCCTTGCGCTTGCTCAAGAGCGGATGCAGCCTAGCCGTGCAGCTCAAGATCAGAGATCTTTACAAACGACGCTACACAAGTGCCATCGAAAGCCTTCCCGATTTGGCCATCCTCAAGCCAAACCAGCAGAGCTACCTTCAGGCAGAGCCTACTGAGGCATCACCTGACGTTGCTactactatcaccaccaccaccaccaccacagacctCTCTGACTGTCTACACCTGGGCTTGGCACACCTGCCCGGCTCTGATTCAGCCGTGTGCCCTGAGACAAAAGCGAGGATGAACATGCAGCAGGGCGCACCGCTCATGCCCCCTGTGCACCCGGACGTGCAGATGAAGGCACTTCCCTTCTATGATGTCTTGGATGTGCTCATCAAACCCTCCAGTTTGG GCCCCTGTACTGCTCAGAGATTCCATCAAGAGAAATACTTCATATTTGCCTTGACTCCACAGCAAGTCAGGGAAGTTTGCATATCCCG GGATTTCCTTCCTGGTGGCCGAAGGGACTATATGGTCCAAATACAGTTGAG GTTTTGCCTGTCCGAGACCAGCTGTCCCCAAGAGGATAACTACCCAAACAGCCTGTGTATTAAAGTCAATGGGAAACTATTCCCACTGCCG GGCTTTGCTCCTCCTCCGAAGAATGGGGTGGAGCAGAAGAGACCTGGGAGGCCTTTAAACATCACCTCTCTCGTCAGACTCTCCTCCGCCGTGCCCAACCAGATCTCTGTCACCTGGGCACCAGAAATCGGAAAG ACCTACTCCATGTCTGTGTACCTGGTCAGACAGTTGACTTCGCCATTGCTTTTGCAGAGGTTGAAAATGAAAGGGATACGCAACCCGGACCATTCAAGAGCTCTAA ttaaaGAGAAGCTCACAGCAGATCCAGACAGTGAAGTGGCCACCACCAGTTTGCGCGTCTCCCTCATGTGTCCG CTTGGTAAGATGCGCCTCACGGTGCCGTGTCGGGCGGTCACCTGCTCCCACCTGCAGTGCTTCGATGCTGCGCTTTACCTGCAGATGAATGAGAAGAAGCCCACCTGGATCTGCCCCGTATGCGATAAGAAGGCCACCTATGAGAGCCTCATCATCGATGG GCTGTTCATGGAGATCCTGAATGACTGTACGGACGTAGACGAGATAAAGTTCCAGGAGGATGGGACGTGGTGTCCCATGAGACCAAAGAAGGAGTCGCTGAAAGTGGCATCGCCTCTCACTCCCAAAGTCGAAA GTTCTGCCCCCTTGCGTCACAGTGCGTCGGCCCCCCACGGGGACGGTGGCGGCTCCAAGAAGGCGGACGTGATCGACCTGACCCTGGACAGCTCctcggaagaggaggaggccgcCGAGCCCCCCGTCAAGAGACGATGCCTCTACATGACCAAGTCTGAGGAGATGCATGGGAAAGG GGTGTTGGCGTATCAGCCTTCTGCTGTGCGGGTGCCAAATGTGCCGAGCCTGGACCCCACCTACTTGACGTCCGCCTTGGCAGACTACGGTGTGCCCTACCATCACTCAACACTCTCCACTATTCCTGCAGAAATGCAAG GTTTGGACTTGTATTCCTTAATTCAAGGAGATCCCCAG CATTACCGTGCGCCCATGTTCCTGGACACGCTGTCCGGTAGCCTGCAGAGTGCCGCCACCAGCAGCGGCGGCCTGGTGACGTCCACGGCCCAGTACGAGACCGTGGCCAcaacgcacgctcacacacacgctcacacgcatggaggcggcggaggaggaggctcGGGACACGAGACTGCAGTCATCTCCGCCCACCAGGGGGCACCCACCAGCATCTCTGACATCATCTCACTAGATTAA